The Candidatus Peregrinibacteria bacterium genome includes a window with the following:
- a CDS encoding PLDc_N domain-containing protein, with protein sequence MSAPSALAATCTLNGKEIPCDQMPGWFWAVSIGMTLLGLFCFIFWLRMLLDAIRNQTKDKTMWVLIIIFLNVLGAVIYYFSEKKKRNT encoded by the coding sequence ATGAGTGCCCCATCAGCGTTGGCTGCCACATGCACATTAAATGGGAAAGAGATCCCTTGCGACCAAATGCCGGGGTGGTTTTGGGCAGTTTCCATTGGAATGACTCTCCTCGGACTATTTTGTTTCATATTCTGGCTGCGAATGCTGCTTGATGCGATTCGGAATCAAACGAAAGACAAAACTATGTGGGTACTTATCATAATTTTTCTCAATGTTCTTGGTGCAGTTATCTATTATTTTTCTGAAAAGAAAAAAAGAAATACGTAG